In a single window of the Dethiosulfovibrio faecalis genome:
- a CDS encoding helix-turn-helix domain-containing protein, giving the protein MDAKGRRGALIASRRKERNLSQESLGEMVGLRQNQISQIENGKRGISDKARVQIAVALDLMEILTPLEAAEISNPPHPREKEEVTSA; this is encoded by the coding sequence GTGGACGCAAAGGGAAGAAGGGGAGCCTTAATAGCTTCTCGACGGAAAGAAAGGAACCTTTCCCAAGAATCACTGGGAGAGATGGTAGGGCTCCGTCAAAATCAAATTTCTCAGATCGAAAACGGGAAAAGAGGCATCTCTGACAAGGCGCGGGTGCAAATTGCTGTCGCATTAGACCTTATGGAGATACTTACGCCTCTTGAGGCGGCAGAAATCTCAAACCCTCCCCACCCCCGGGAGAAGGAGGAGGTTACATCCGCCTGA